A DNA window from Vagococcus penaei contains the following coding sequences:
- a CDS encoding response regulator transcription factor — MKILVVDDDKEIVELLSIYIQNEGYEVVKAYNGKDALSKIITSSDIDLMILDIMMPKMDGMEVVKELRKESQIPIIMLTAKTTDMDKIQGLIAGADDYVTKPFNPLEIMARVKSLLRRSNMQVKSDEPDVLEVGSLIIKKDSHEVETDSGKKIQLTALEFGILYLLASHPNRVFSADEIFERVWQQESLVSAKTVMVHVSHLRDKIEEATNGEKVIQTVWGVGYKIEG, encoded by the coding sequence ATGAAAATCTTAGTAGTTGATGATGATAAAGAAATTGTAGAATTACTTAGTATTTATATACAAAATGAAGGGTACGAAGTGGTAAAAGCTTACAATGGAAAAGATGCTTTAAGCAAGATTATTACTAGCTCTGATATTGATTTAATGATTTTAGATATTATGATGCCAAAAATGGATGGTATGGAGGTTGTAAAGGAACTAAGAAAAGAATCGCAAATTCCAATTATTATGCTAACTGCCAAAACTACTGATATGGATAAGATCCAAGGACTAATTGCGGGTGCAGATGACTATGTAACAAAACCATTCAATCCTTTAGAAATAATGGCCCGTGTTAAATCCTTACTACGTCGTTCTAACATGCAAGTCAAATCTGATGAACCTGATGTTCTCGAAGTTGGTTCTTTAATCATTAAGAAAGATTCACACGAAGTTGAAACCGATAGCGGAAAAAAAATTCAATTAACTGCTTTAGAATTTGGTATTCTATACTTATTAGCTAGTCACCCAAATCGTGTCTTTAGTGCGGATGAAATTTTTGAACGCGTATGGCAGCAAGAAAGTCTAGTTTCAGCAAAAACCGTTATGGTTCATGTTAGTCATCTACGTGATAAAATCGAAGAAGCAACGAATGGCGAGAAAGTAATTCAGACAGTTTGGGGAGTTGGCTACAAAATTGAAGGATAA
- a CDS encoding sensor histidine kinase has translation MKDNTNRIKNKITLTSKEKSELLIEGIVTIILLILLNLAVYMLVIQFAETNQPIEAMLFNIKESIYNTFYIDHPYSLKLLIISFMGLIDVFVLFWRLIRRYKQMQQAHIISELHYISSGHYNHRIPFQLNGDLGRLINSINALVDSTVKAIEDERLIEQSKDELITNVSHDIRTPLTSIIGYLGLIEDGQYQSTDDLLKYTHTAYLKSKQMKLLVDDLFEYTKVRQADTPLNTMTFNMSQLLEQLVIEYELESTKNQIPIELTIESPNLIMEGDTEKLVRVFDNLLSNAFKYGLDGSKIVIMAKKVDQMLIIEVKNNGQEIPQEALEHLFDRFYRVEESRSLQTGGSGLGLAIAQSIVELHHGEIYATSANGWTSFIIKLPLKNW, from the coding sequence TTGAAGGATAATACAAATAGAATAAAAAATAAAATTACTCTGACTTCTAAAGAAAAAAGTGAGCTTCTTATAGAAGGAATTGTAACAATTATTCTATTGATTCTTTTAAACTTAGCTGTCTATATGTTGGTTATTCAGTTTGCAGAAACAAACCAGCCTATTGAAGCAATGCTGTTTAACATTAAAGAATCCATTTACAATACCTTCTATATTGATCATCCTTATTCACTTAAACTCCTAATTATTTCATTTATGGGTTTAATTGATGTCTTTGTTTTATTTTGGCGCCTGATTCGGCGTTATAAACAAATGCAACAAGCTCATATTATTAGTGAATTGCATTATATTTCAAGTGGTCACTACAATCATCGGATTCCATTTCAATTAAATGGTGACTTAGGTCGCTTAATCAATAGCATTAATGCCTTAGTTGATAGTACCGTCAAAGCTATTGAAGATGAACGTTTGATTGAACAATCCAAAGATGAATTAATTACAAATGTCAGTCATGACATACGGACACCGCTGACATCCATTATTGGCTATCTTGGCTTAATTGAAGATGGCCAATATCAATCAACTGATGACTTACTAAAATATACTCATACGGCTTATTTAAAATCCAAACAAATGAAACTTTTAGTTGACGATCTTTTTGAATATACGAAAGTCAGGCAAGCCGATACACCACTGAACACTATGACATTCAATATGAGTCAATTACTTGAACAACTAGTCATAGAATACGAATTAGAGTCAACAAAAAATCAAATCCCAATCGAATTAACGATTGAATCACCTAATTTGATAATGGAAGGTGATACGGAAAAACTTGTTCGAGTGTTTGATAATCTACTATCCAATGCTTTCAAATATGGTTTAGATGGCTCTAAAATTGTTATTATGGCTAAAAAAGTAGATCAGATGCTTATTATAGAAGTCAAAAACAATGGTCAAGAAATTCCACAGGAAGCATTGGAACACTTGTTCGATCGTTTTTATCGTGTAGAAGAGTCACGTTCACTCCAAACAGGTGGGTCTGGACTAGGTCTAGCTATTGCTCAAAGTATTGTCGAACTACACCACGGTGAAATCTACGCGACTTCTGCCAATGGTTGGACGTCCTTTATCATTAAGTTACCCTTAAAAAACTGGTAA
- a CDS encoding serine hydrolase — protein MTFLKKSVHLLLAIVLLTTFILIPSSSSLAKTNTNQAEPVTIYAKAAMVTDIETGKILYAKNIDEALGIASMTKLITAYLVYESVANGQINWTDQVKISDSLIKTTENPELSNVPLYKNQTYTVQDLLYASLISSANAATSALAEFISGSEPKFVDQMRAKMTEWGITDSFLISSSGLGTMFLENGKYPGSHDDDENRLSARDMTIVAEHLLADYPDVLAITKLSEYILFNGTKNQTLLTNSNYMLPNMPYYYAGVDGLKTGTTDLAGACFIGTIEKDGRRYISVVMGVDEEHNRFIETQKMLDYVFQTWVYQPVVTQGQSAVEPTMPVNLGKEATVPLKTDQTVSAWVNTNQAEASVDVSFEPKSSYTNGLNAPVKENKLVGYERIQSADRLGFLHPQQNKVTHVPVKTAQSIEKVNFFVEVWHKVRNFFH, from the coding sequence ATGACTTTTTTAAAGAAATCTGTCCACCTATTATTAGCTATTGTGTTATTGACTACTTTCATACTTATTCCATCTTCTTCTAGTTTAGCTAAAACAAATACCAATCAAGCTGAACCCGTTACTATTTATGCTAAAGCAGCTATGGTCACTGACATAGAAACAGGAAAAATCCTCTACGCTAAAAATATTGACGAAGCGCTTGGTATTGCATCTATGACCAAATTAATTACCGCCTATTTAGTTTATGAGTCAGTCGCTAATGGACAAATCAATTGGACCGATCAAGTCAAGATTAGTGATAGTCTCATTAAAACGACTGAGAATCCTGAATTATCCAATGTTCCACTTTACAAAAATCAAACTTATACCGTTCAAGATTTATTATACGCATCATTAATTAGCTCGGCGAATGCTGCAACCTCTGCCCTTGCTGAATTTATTAGCGGTTCCGAACCAAAATTTGTGGATCAAATGCGTGCAAAAATGACAGAATGGGGAATTACCGATTCATTTTTAATTAGCTCATCTGGTCTTGGGACAATGTTTTTAGAAAATGGAAAGTATCCGGGCTCTCATGATGATGACGAAAATCGATTATCTGCTCGAGATATGACAATCGTTGCTGAACATTTACTAGCTGATTATCCAGATGTGTTGGCCATTACCAAATTATCAGAATACATATTGTTTAATGGAACTAAAAATCAAACGCTACTCACCAATTCAAACTATATGTTACCTAATATGCCTTACTACTATGCAGGTGTTGATGGCCTAAAAACTGGTACAACTGATTTAGCAGGTGCCTGTTTCATTGGAACCATTGAAAAAGATGGTAGACGCTATATTTCAGTCGTGATGGGAGTAGATGAGGAGCATAATCGCTTTATTGAAACACAAAAAATGTTAGATTATGTTTTCCAAACTTGGGTTTACCAACCTGTTGTGACTCAAGGTCAATCAGCTGTCGAACCTACTATGCCTGTCAATCTAGGTAAAGAAGCAACGGTTCCATTAAAAACCGATCAAACGGTTAGTGCTTGGGTTAACACGAATCAGGCAGAAGCATCAGTTGATGTCAGTTTCGAACCAAAATCAAGCTACACTAATGGCTTAAATGCTCCGGTCAAAGAAAATAAATTGGTTGGCTATGAACGAATTCAATCTGCTGACCGATTGGGATTCCTACACCCTCAACAAAATAAAGTAACTCATGTTCCTGTCAAAACAGCGCAATCTATCGAAAAAGTAAACTTTTTTGTCGAAGTTTGGCACAAGGTACGCAACTTCTTTCACTAA
- a CDS encoding serine hydrolase domain-containing protein, whose translation MTNNSRVDYDKLKKKYKRRRFFSLIVGLIFGLIIAFNIYYWLPLIQKKIDIPAIPQAVIATSSSEKTKQSSSTIDSSMTNKQETETTTSTSYEPRLNTKNTQISAFYKPLSESIDNQLTEANISGTFLGVKNNQIVLYKSYGEAAKQQANPLESSYMIASLQKSVTAVLIMSLIQENKLKLDTPLSEFYPDIPSSNQITIDSMLSMTSGLELDDDNRPNSQNSSDILDFAIKNVTHEPQNKWSYSYVNYTLLAGIVEILSHKPYEEYTQEKIISPLNLKHSFFYNTQSKEQTLIDTYSKDNNGKLSKNNIKKSAYINELGTGNLAMSAEDFLIFIQAVIDGTLLDSNEVIAMWTPNPTTFNYTYKSGFYHKDNYLYGHGLFHGYEPTVYISEDGSDAVIFFANMYQPDKLNTNLVQDIYQQIIAPYTGPTAQ comes from the coding sequence ATGACCAATAATTCTCGTGTCGATTATGATAAATTAAAGAAGAAATACAAACGTCGTCGCTTTTTTTCGCTTATAGTTGGGTTGATTTTCGGCTTAATTATTGCCTTTAATATTTATTATTGGCTGCCATTAATCCAAAAAAAAATTGATATACCTGCCATTCCACAAGCTGTCATCGCAACTAGTTCAAGCGAAAAAACTAAACAAAGCTCTAGTACAATTGACTCATCAATGACGAATAAGCAAGAAACAGAAACAACAACTAGCACCTCTTATGAACCGAGATTAAACACCAAAAACACGCAAATCTCGGCTTTTTATAAGCCTTTATCGGAATCAATAGATAACCAATTAACTGAGGCAAATATTTCTGGAACATTTCTTGGTGTTAAGAACAACCAAATTGTGCTCTATAAATCCTATGGAGAAGCAGCTAAACAACAAGCTAATCCGCTAGAAAGTTCTTATATGATTGCTTCATTACAGAAATCTGTCACTGCTGTTTTGATTATGTCGCTGATTCAAGAGAATAAATTAAAATTGGATACGCCTCTATCTGAATTTTATCCAGATATTCCAAGTAGTAATCAGATTACCATTGACTCAATGCTGTCAATGACTTCTGGACTAGAACTAGACGATGATAATCGACCAAATTCTCAAAATTCTAGTGATATACTTGATTTTGCCATAAAAAATGTGACACATGAACCACAAAATAAATGGTCCTATTCCTATGTTAACTACACTTTACTAGCAGGAATAGTCGAAATTTTATCGCATAAACCTTATGAAGAATACACACAAGAAAAAATTATCTCACCGTTGAATCTTAAACATTCTTTCTTCTATAATACTCAATCAAAAGAACAAACATTGATTGATACTTATAGTAAAGATAATAATGGAAAACTAAGCAAAAATAATATAAAAAAATCTGCCTACATCAATGAGCTAGGAACCGGTAATCTCGCTATGTCGGCTGAAGATTTTTTAATCTTTATTCAAGCAGTTATTGATGGGACACTATTGGATAGTAATGAAGTCATTGCAATGTGGACGCCAAATCCAACAACTTTTAACTATACTTACAAGAGTGGCTTTTATCATAAAGATAATTATCTATATGGTCATGGCTTATTTCATGGCTATGAACCGACTGTCTATATAAGTGAAGATGGCAGTGATGCCGTTATCTTTTTCGCTAATATGTATCAACCAGATAAATTAAATACTAACTTAGTCCAAGATATTTACCAACAGATAATTGCTCCCTACACTGGTCCTACAGCACAATAA
- the serS gene encoding serine--tRNA ligase — MLDIKFMRQNFNTVKEKLLTRGVNDSLLTEFLDLDQERRNHLVEVETLKKLRNDVSQEIAQLKRNKENADEKIKEMKEVGEKIKVLDGDVTDIDNRLQEISYTLPNLPHDDVPVGADEEENIEVRRWETPRQFDFEPKPHWEIAENLGILDFERGAKVTGSRFLFYKGLGARLERAIYNFMLDTHVYEHGYTEMIPPYMVNDQSMFGTGQFPKFKEDVFQLADTHYTLIPTAEVPLTNYYRDEILNESDLPVYFTALSPSFRSEAGSAGRDTRGLIRLHQFNKVEMVKLAKPENSYEELEKMTSNAETILQKLNLPYRVITLCTGDMGFSAAKTYDLEVWIPAQDTYREISSCSNCESFQARRAKIRYRDEDGKVNLVHTLNGSGLAVGRTVAAILENYQNEDGSVTIPEVLRPYMGGLDMITK, encoded by the coding sequence ATGTTAGACATTAAATTTATGCGTCAAAACTTCAATACTGTCAAAGAAAAATTATTAACACGAGGTGTCAACGATAGTCTGTTGACAGAATTTTTAGACTTAGATCAAGAACGCCGTAATCATTTAGTTGAGGTGGAAACACTTAAAAAACTACGTAACGATGTGTCTCAAGAGATTGCCCAACTGAAACGCAACAAAGAAAATGCTGACGAAAAAATCAAAGAAATGAAAGAAGTCGGTGAAAAAATTAAAGTTTTAGATGGTGACGTAACAGATATTGATAACCGTCTCCAAGAAATTTCTTATACTCTGCCAAACTTGCCTCATGATGATGTTCCCGTTGGAGCTGATGAAGAAGAAAATATCGAAGTACGTCGCTGGGAAACACCTCGTCAATTTGATTTTGAGCCAAAACCTCACTGGGAAATTGCTGAAAATCTAGGCATTTTAGATTTCGAACGTGGTGCTAAGGTAACTGGTAGCCGGTTCTTATTTTATAAAGGACTAGGTGCTCGCTTAGAACGCGCGATTTATAACTTTATGTTAGATACACACGTCTATGAACATGGCTATACAGAAATGATTCCGCCGTATATGGTGAACGATCAATCAATGTTCGGTACTGGACAATTTCCGAAGTTTAAAGAAGATGTTTTCCAATTAGCAGATACCCATTACACGCTGATTCCAACTGCAGAAGTTCCTTTAACTAACTACTACCGTGATGAAATTCTTAATGAATCTGATTTACCTGTTTACTTTACGGCTCTTAGTCCTTCATTCCGTTCTGAAGCTGGTAGTGCTGGACGTGATACTCGTGGATTAATTCGTCTGCATCAATTTAATAAAGTCGAGATGGTAAAACTAGCGAAACCAGAAAACTCTTATGAAGAATTAGAAAAAATGACTAGCAATGCAGAAACGATTCTCCAAAAATTAAACTTGCCTTATCGTGTTATTACTTTATGTACTGGAGACATGGGCTTTTCTGCTGCAAAAACTTATGACTTAGAAGTTTGGATTCCAGCCCAAGATACTTACCGTGAGATTAGTTCATGTTCAAACTGTGAAAGCTTCCAAGCAAGACGTGCGAAAATTCGCTACCGTGATGAAGATGGTAAAGTCAACTTAGTCCATACTTTAAATGGCTCTGGGCTAGCCGTTGGTCGAACAGTAGCTGCTATCTTAGAAAATTACCAGAATGAAGATGGTAGTGTCACAATTCCTGAAGTACTCCGTCCTTATATGGGTGGCTTAGATATGATTACTAAATAA
- the guaB gene encoding IMP dehydrogenase, whose product MSNWETKFSKKGYTFDDVLLVPAASHVLPHDVDLSVELAPNLKLNIPIMSASMDTVTDSKMAIAMARQGGLGVIHKNMTIEQQRDEVKKVKRSESGVIIDPFFLTPSHRVAEAEALMAKYRISGVPIVDTLANRKLVGILTNRDLRFVTDHQLAIDDVMTKDNLVTAPVGTSLKDAEKTLQQHKIEKLPIVDDAGRLSGLITIKDIEKVIEFPNAAKDVHGRLLVAAAVGVTSDTFDRAKALIDAGVDAIVIDTAHGHSAGVIRKIKEIRETFPTTILIAGNVATAEATRALYDVGVDVVKVGIGPGSICTTRVVAGVGVPQLTAIYDAASVAREYGKTIIADGGIKYSGDIVKALAAGGYVVMLGSMLAGTDESPGEFEIYQGRRFKTYRGMGSLGAMEKGSSDRYFQTGVNEANKLVPEGIEGRVAYKGSVQDIIFQMLGGLRAGMGYVGAGNLQELRDNAQFIQMSGAGLRESHPHDVQITKEAPNYSIES is encoded by the coding sequence ATGTCAAATTGGGAAACGAAATTTTCAAAAAAAGGATATACTTTTGATGACGTTTTATTAGTTCCAGCTGCAAGTCATGTCTTGCCACATGATGTGGATTTATCGGTTGAATTAGCACCTAATCTAAAATTAAATATTCCTATCATGAGTGCTAGCATGGATACTGTAACAGACAGTAAAATGGCAATTGCTATGGCGCGTCAAGGTGGATTAGGGGTTATTCACAAAAATATGACTATTGAGCAACAGCGGGATGAAGTTAAAAAAGTCAAACGTTCTGAGAGTGGTGTCATCATTGATCCATTTTTCTTAACACCGAGTCACCGGGTGGCTGAAGCTGAAGCTTTGATGGCGAAGTATCGGATTAGTGGTGTCCCAATTGTTGATACATTAGCTAACCGCAAATTAGTTGGTATTTTAACTAATCGTGATTTACGTTTTGTGACAGATCATCAGTTAGCCATTGATGATGTTATGACTAAAGATAATTTAGTTACTGCACCAGTCGGTACATCATTGAAAGATGCCGAAAAAACGTTGCAACAACATAAAATTGAAAAATTACCAATTGTTGATGACGCTGGACGTTTAAGTGGTTTAATTACAATTAAGGATATCGAGAAAGTCATTGAGTTCCCAAATGCAGCGAAAGATGTACATGGTCGTTTATTAGTTGCAGCCGCTGTTGGTGTAACAAGTGACACATTTGATCGTGCGAAAGCCTTGATTGATGCTGGTGTTGATGCAATTGTTATCGATACAGCGCACGGTCATAGTGCTGGCGTTATTCGTAAAATTAAAGAAATCCGTGAAACGTTCCCAACAACTATATTAATTGCTGGAAACGTAGCGACTGCTGAAGCAACACGTGCTTTATATGATGTTGGTGTTGATGTTGTTAAAGTCGGGATTGGACCTGGATCAATTTGTACGACTCGTGTGGTTGCGGGTGTAGGTGTTCCACAATTAACTGCGATTTACGATGCAGCTTCTGTTGCTAGAGAATATGGGAAAACGATTATTGCCGATGGTGGAATTAAATACTCTGGCGATATCGTCAAAGCCTTAGCAGCTGGTGGTTATGTCGTTATGTTAGGCTCAATGTTAGCAGGTACAGATGAATCACCTGGTGAATTTGAAATTTATCAAGGTCGTCGTTTTAAAACATATCGAGGTATGGGCTCATTAGGTGCCATGGAAAAAGGGTCAAGTGACCGTTATTTCCAAACAGGTGTCAATGAAGCTAATAAGTTAGTACCAGAAGGCATTGAAGGACGTGTTGCTTATAAAGGTAGCGTTCAAGATATTATTTTCCAAATGCTTGGTGGACTACGTGCAGGTATGGGCTATGTAGGTGCAGGTAATTTACAAGAGTTACGTGATAATGCGCAATTTATTCAAATGAGTGGTGCTGGACTTAGAGAATCTCATCCTCATGATGTACAAATTACGAAAGAAGCACCAAACTATTCAATTGAATCTTAA
- a CDS encoding DUF1129 domain-containing protein, with translation MAEKTTVEELRQKVTENRELEKKLTKKNDQFIFDLKKALEQRSLSEERKVEALNDMLKELIAGQKTGTTAKQLYGTPSEAAANIATKPEPAPDMTFGKVWLDNSLLLFAFLAVITGAFSMISKTPQATQGIISILIGGISGGLSFYFIYKFVYRFDLPGADQSKRPGALKSGGIIALCFIPWVLLFSGASLIPKSINPSLDPILTIVLGVAAYGIHYLLKKKFNIQGSLFMRRY, from the coding sequence GTGGCAGAAAAAACAACAGTTGAAGAGTTACGTCAAAAAGTAACCGAAAATCGTGAACTAGAAAAAAAACTAACCAAAAAAAATGACCAATTTATTTTTGATTTAAAAAAAGCTTTGGAACAGCGTAGTTTGAGTGAAGAGCGAAAAGTCGAAGCATTAAATGATATGTTAAAAGAGTTAATTGCCGGTCAAAAAACGGGAACGACAGCCAAGCAACTTTATGGTACACCAAGTGAAGCAGCAGCTAACATTGCAACGAAACCAGAACCTGCTCCAGATATGACATTCGGTAAAGTTTGGTTAGATAATTCGTTATTATTATTTGCTTTCTTAGCCGTTATCACAGGTGCTTTTTCAATGATTTCTAAAACGCCACAAGCGACTCAAGGGATTATTAGTATCTTAATTGGTGGGATTTCAGGTGGTCTGTCATTTTACTTTATTTATAAATTTGTTTATCGCTTTGATTTGCCAGGCGCAGACCAAAGTAAACGTCCTGGTGCATTGAAGTCAGGTGGAATTATTGCGCTTTGCTTTATCCCATGGGTGTTACTATTCTCGGGAGCATCATTAATTCCAAAATCAATCAACCCATCACTTGACCCAATTTTAACGATTGTTTTAGGAGTTGCAGCTTATGGTATCCATTATCTATTGAAGAAAAAATTTAATATTCAAGGTAGCCTATTTATGCGCCGTTATTAA
- the ychF gene encoding redox-regulated ATPase YchF, with the protein MALTAGIVGLPNVGKSTLFNAITKAGAEAANYPFATIDPNVGMVEVPDYRLDELTQLVKPKKTVPATFEFTDIAGIVKGASKGEGLGNKFLSNIRQVDAICHVVRCFDDDNITHVEGRVDPLADIETINLELVLADLESVEKRYARVAKIAKTKDKEAVAELAVLEKIKPVLEAGQSARSVEFTPEELPIVKGLFLLTTKPVLYVANVAEDDVATAETNDYVKQVTDFAATENAEVITVCARAEEEIAELDDDDKADFLEALGIEESGLDKLIRAAYDLLGLATYFTAGEQEVRAWTFKNGMKAPQCAGIIHTDFERGFIRAETVSFEDLKAYGSMAQAKEAGRVRLEGKEYIVQDGDVMLFRFNV; encoded by the coding sequence ATGGCGTTAACAGCAGGAATTGTTGGATTACCCAACGTTGGAAAATCAACACTATTTAATGCAATTACAAAAGCTGGGGCAGAGGCAGCAAATTATCCATTTGCAACAATCGACCCTAATGTCGGTATGGTAGAGGTACCGGATTATCGCTTAGATGAATTAACTCAATTAGTTAAGCCTAAAAAAACGGTTCCCGCAACATTTGAATTTACTGATATTGCTGGAATTGTTAAGGGTGCTAGTAAGGGTGAAGGGTTAGGAAATAAATTTTTAAGTAACATTCGCCAAGTAGATGCGATTTGTCATGTAGTGCGTTGTTTTGATGATGATAACATCACGCACGTTGAAGGACGTGTTGATCCACTAGCAGATATTGAAACAATTAATTTAGAGCTTGTCTTAGCTGACTTAGAGTCAGTTGAAAAACGTTATGCACGAGTTGCTAAAATTGCGAAGACCAAAGACAAAGAAGCGGTCGCTGAATTAGCAGTGTTAGAAAAAATTAAACCAGTTTTAGAGGCAGGTCAATCAGCTCGTTCGGTCGAGTTTACACCGGAAGAGTTACCAATTGTTAAAGGGCTATTTTTATTAACAACGAAACCTGTATTGTATGTTGCGAACGTTGCAGAAGATGACGTTGCAACGGCTGAAACTAACGACTATGTGAAACAAGTAACAGATTTTGCTGCGACAGAAAACGCTGAAGTGATTACAGTGTGTGCACGTGCAGAAGAAGAAATAGCTGAGCTTGATGATGATGACAAAGCAGACTTTTTAGAAGCTTTAGGTATCGAGGAATCTGGTCTAGATAAATTAATTAGAGCAGCTTATGATTTATTAGGCTTAGCAACTTATTTCACAGCAGGTGAGCAAGAAGTACGTGCTTGGACATTTAAAAATGGGATGAAAGCTCCACAATGTGCAGGGATTATTCATACAGACTTTGAACGCGGCTTTATTCGGGCAGAAACTGTGTCATTTGAGGATTTAAAAGCTTATGGTAGTATGGCACAAGCAAAAGAAGCTGGACGTGTCCGCCTAGAAGGTAAGGAATATATCGTGCAAGATGGAGACGTTATGTTGTTCCGTTTTAACGTTTAG
- a CDS encoding DUF951 domain-containing protein, whose translation MYELGDIVEMKKPHACQTNRWEIVRMGMDIKIKCLNCQHIVMMPRREFAKKMKKVLVKKESNEESNE comes from the coding sequence ATGTATGAACTTGGTGATATTGTTGAAATGAAAAAACCTCATGCCTGCCAAACAAACCGCTGGGAAATTGTTCGTATGGGCATGGATATTAAAATTAAATGTTTAAATTGTCAACACATCGTGATGATGCCACGTCGTGAGTTTGCGAAAAAGATGAAAAAAGTTTTAGTTAAAAAAGAATCTAATGAAGAATCTAATGAATAA